In the genome of uncultured Sphaerochaeta sp., the window TGTCTGATGATGGCCAGCCTGTTCTGATCGGCCAATGCCTTGAGTATTTGCAATATCTGCATGTCTTCCATGAGAACCTCTCATATTGATGTTTGTCTATATAATAAGAAAGCACCACATCCTTGTCAATGGATGCTGAGAAATGAATCACCCTTCTGAGCATCCCACGCAAGATCCCACCAGCTCGTACACAGACCTTCCAGAAACCGTTGGTCGTGACTTACCAGAATCAGGGCGCCTGGAAAAACGGAAAGTGCTTGCTGCAATGCCAGACGTGACGGGAGATCAAGATGATTGGTAGGTTCATCAAGAATGATGAGCTCGCAGCTTTCCTGCAGTGCCCACGCTATCAAAAGTTTGCGCATTTCTCCGGGACTTGGAAGCGCCGACCCCAAAAACAGGTTGCTGTCACTGCCCAGACGAACCACCGATGAGACAATTTCCCCTTTGGCACTTGAATCCAGATCCTGGAACCTTGCAAACCAGGAGAGGCTCTCCTCCTTACCCAGTTCTTGTTCCAGCTGCCAGTATCGGATGGTGCTTTGGTCCAGAAGGGTGGCAAGATGCTTGAGCAGAGTACTCTTTCCCACCCCATTGGGTCCTCTGACTGCTACACGCTGTGTGTTGGATAGTTCCATGGAAGGAAGATGCAGGCGACGGATGGGACCCATTTCAAGCGCGCAAGATTCCATCCGTACCAAGGTGTTTCTGCAAGCTTTTGATCCCTGTACGGTTATGCCATCGAGATCTTTCCGAAGATTCAATAGAGACTGATTCGCCAGGCTTCCTGCAAGCAGGCTTCCATCTTGCTCCGTACGCTTCAGCCTGGCATTCAGCTGATTGGATAGTTTTCCTGCAACTTTGTCTTTTCCACTGACCCTCACCCCATCAATGCGCCCCTTCGCATC includes:
- a CDS encoding ATP-binding cassette domain-containing protein, which codes for MNTQPLEFHQVTYHYPEQTLDLFQDLSLSLAPVWTAVIGANGGGKSTFLQLACGLLAPIRGTVQHPGHCIYVPQRTEEIPPTYEEFAYAYDAEACRLHGRLHLGRDYLDRWDTLSEGERKRAQIGWALYQESDMLCIDEPSNHLDREAMLCVLQSLKEYRSLALLVSHDLELLDALCSQTVQVHAPLVSKFTCAPSLAMEETSRMHHSLLVSYQQHAKREAKLRQEKRTRAAHAAKQDTMNTKRNIDPKDHDAKGRIDGVRVSGKDKVAGKLSNQLNARLKRTEQDGSLLAGSLANQSLLNLRKDLDGITVQGSKACRNTLVRMESCALEMGPIRRLHLPSMELSNTQRVAVRGPNGVGKSTLLKHLATLLDQSTIRYWQLEQELGKEESLSWFARFQDLDSSAKGEIVSSVVRLGSDSNLFLGSALPSPGEMRKLLIAWALQESCELIILDEPTNHLDLPSRLALQQALSVFPGALILVSHDQRFLEGLCTSWWDLAWDAQKGDSFLSIH